A single region of the Lotus japonicus ecotype B-129 chromosome 4, LjGifu_v1.2 genome encodes:
- the LOC130715900 gene encoding LOW QUALITY PROTEIN: thioredoxin-like protein AAED1, chloroplastic (The sequence of the model RefSeq protein was modified relative to this genomic sequence to represent the inferred CDS: deleted 2 bases in 1 codon): MAATLQSLRPPFRFHPSLSTPNSNPITTTTVNFSSSKLMRSKGSVFFTRTYRCSVVRASNSEYSPSITENLGDVSIFTAAGQPVMFKDLWDQNQGVAVVALLRHFGCPCCWELASTLKESKARFDSAGVKLIAVGVGAPDKARMLAERLPFPMDCLYADPDRKAYDTLDLYYGFGRTFFNPASSKVLSRFDALRKAVKNYTIEATPDDRSGVLQQGGMFVFRGKELVYARKDEGTGDHAPLDDVFDVCCKVPVA; encoded by the exons ATGGCTGCAACCTTGCAATCTCTGCGACCTCCTTTTCGATTTCACCCATCTCTCTCAACCCCAAATTCAAACCCTATCACAACCACCACCGTGAATTTCTCCTCCTCCAAATTGATGCGTTCAAAGGGTTCAGTTTTCTTCACTCGC ACGTACCGATGCTCTGTTGTCAGAGCTTCGAATTCGGAGTATAGTCCCAGTATCACGGAAAATCTCGGTGATGTTAGCATTTTCACCGCTGCTGGTCAGCCTGTCATGTTCAAAGATCTCTGGGATCAGAACCAG GGAGTAGCTGTGGTGGCCCTGTTGAGACACTTTGGATGCCCATGCTG CTGGGAATTGGCTTCAACCTTGAAAGAATCCAAAGCAAGGTTTGATTCAGCTGGTGTCAAACTAATTGCAGTTGGCGTGGGTGCTCCCGATAAAGCCCGTATGCTTGCTGAAaga TTACCATTTCCAATGGATTGCCTTTATGCAGATCCTGACCGCAAG GCATATGATACTCTAGACCTGTATTATGGTTTTGGCCGAACTTTCTTCAATCCAGCCAGT TCGAAGGTGCTTTCAAGATTTGATGCTCTGCGGAAAGCTGTCAAGAACTATACAATTGAAGCCACTCCAGATGATAGAAGTGGTGTGCTGCAGCAG GGAGGGATGTTTGTGTTCAGAGGAAAAGAGCTAGTATATGCAAGGAAAGACGAAGGGACAGGTGACCATGCCCCCTTAGATGATGTTTTTGATGTTTGCTGCAAAGTTCCTGTTGCATGA